A window from Brachionichthys hirsutus isolate HB-005 chromosome 4, CSIRO-AGI_Bhir_v1, whole genome shotgun sequence encodes these proteins:
- the lysmd3 gene encoding lysM and putative peptidoglycan-binding domain-containing protein 3, producing MSSRSQHYGFQSATKVQPANGGHSYLFANNGSENDLSEEDGESFELRPRGRERLRRSTSRERTEDIIYLTRDVQEGDTLNNIALHYHCTVADIKRANNFLTEQDFFALRSVKIPVRRFSVLTETHSIGPLKPASPSGTRPLPQASSATHLLSESSTDSSCSTESVEGFLLEKDKDIEQLVKSTGPSRSSLSEVVSSLTQQQQPLLGEAEYKPAERKDPYYGADWGMRWWTAVAIMLVVGIVTPVFYLLYYEVLMKADVSHHAVPTPTNREHGQ from the exons ATGTCCAGTAGAAGCCAGCACTATGGGTTCCAGTCTGCCACCAAGGTGCAACCTGCCAATGGTGGTCATTCCTATCTCTTTGCAAACAACGGCTCAGAGAACGACCTGTCTGAGGAGGACGGGGAGAGCTTTGAGCTGCGGCCACGCGGCAGGGAGAGGCTGCGAAGGAGCACCTCCAgggagaggacggaggacatTATATACCTCACCAGAGATGTCCAGGAGGGCGACACCTTAAACAACATTGCCCTTCACTACCATTGTACT GTGGCTGACATTAAGCGTGCCAACAACTTCTTAACGGAGCAGGACTTCTTTGCCCTGCGGTCGGTCAAAATCCCCGTGAGGCGTTTCAGCGTCCTCACCGAGACTCATAGCATTGGACCTCTCAAGCCTGCCTCCCCCTCAGGCACCAGGCCCTTACCGCAGGCCTCCTCTGCTACCCACCTCTTGTCAGAGTCCTCCACCGACTCCTCCTGTTCTACGGAAAGCGTGGAAGGATTCCTCctggagaaagacaaagacatcgAGCAGCTGGTGAAATCCACGGGTCCGTCTCGGAGCAGCCTCAGCGAGGTTGTGTCCTCTctaacgcagcagcagcagccgctgctCGGAGAAGCGGAGTACAAACCGGCAGAGAGAAAGGACCCTTATTACGGGGCGGACTGGGGGATGAGATGGTGGACGGCGGTGGCCATCATGTTGGTTGTCGGCATCGTCACGCCTGTGTTTTATCTCCTGTACTACGAGGTTCTCATGAAAGCAGACGTCAGCCATCACGCCGTTCCGACACCAACGAACAGAGAGCATGGGCAATAA